In Amyelois transitella isolate CPQ chromosome 3, ilAmyTran1.1, whole genome shotgun sequence, a single genomic region encodes these proteins:
- the LOC106138174 gene encoding 14-3-3 protein zeta isoform X1 has protein sequence MSVDKEELVQRAKLAEQAERYDDMAAAMKEVTETGVELSNEERNLLSVAYKNVVGARRSSWRVISSIEQKTEGSERKQQMAKEYRVKVEKELREICYDVLGLLDKHLIPKASNPESKVFYLKMKGDYYRYLAEVATGDTRNSVVEDSQKAYQDAFEISKAKMQPTHPIRLGLALNFSVFYYEILNSPDKACQLAKQAFDDAIAELDTLNEDSYKDSTLIMQLLRDNLTLWTSDTQGDGDEPAEGGDN, from the exons ATGTCCGTCGACAAAGAGGAACTGGTGCAACGCGCCAAACTAGCAGAGCAAGCCGAACGTTATGATGATATGGCGGCTGCGATGAAAGAAGTCACGGAAACCGGTGTTGAACTCAGCAACGAAGAAAGAAACCTTCTTTCAGTTGCTTACAAGAATGTGGTGGGCGCAAGACGGTCGTCATGGCGTGTCATTTCCTCTATTGAACAGAAAACCGAGGGTTCAGAAAGAAAACAACAGATGGCAAAAGAATATAGGGTTAAGGTAGAAAAGGAGCTCAGAGAAATCTGCTACGATGTTTTG ggttTACTCGACAAGCACCTTATTCCTAAAGCTAGTAATCCAGAAAGTAAAGTATTTTACCTTAAAATGAAGGGTGACTATTACAGGTACCTCGCAGAAGTGGCCACAGGAGACACCAGAAATT CTGTTGTAGAGGACTCACAGAAAGCATACCAAGATGCTTTTGAAATCAGCAAGGCTAAAATGCAACCCACACACCCAATCAGGCTGGGTTTGGCGTTAAATTTCTCCGTCTTCtattatgagattttaaaTTCGCCAGATAAAGCGTGTCAGCTCGCCAAACAG GCGTTTGATGATGCGATCGCAGAATTAGACACATTGAACGAAGACTCTTACAAAGACTCTACACTGATCATGCAATTGCTAAGAGACAATCTGACGCTCTGGACGTCGGACACGCAGGGCGACGGTGACGAGCCGGCCGAGGGCGGCGACAACTAG
- the LOC106138174 gene encoding 14-3-3 protein zeta isoform X2, translating to MSVDKEELVQRAKLAEQAERYDDMAAAMKEVTETGVELSNEERNLLSVAYKNVVGARRSSWRVISSIEQKTEGSERKQQMAKEYRVKVEKELREICYDVLGLLDKHLIPKASNPESKVFYLKMKGDYYRYLAEVATGDTRNSVVEDSQKAYQEAFDIAKAKMQPTHPIRLGLALNFSVFYYEIINSPARACHLAKQAFDDAIAELDTLNEDSYKDSTLIMQLLRDNLTLWTSDTQGDGDEPAEGGDN from the exons ATGTCCGTCGACAAAGAGGAACTGGTGCAACGCGCCAAACTAGCAGAGCAAGCCGAACGTTATGATGATATGGCGGCTGCGATGAAAGAAGTCACGGAAACCGGTGTTGAACTCAGCAACGAAGAAAGAAACCTTCTTTCAGTTGCTTACAAGAATGTGGTGGGCGCAAGACGGTCGTCATGGCGTGTCATTTCCTCTATTGAACAGAAAACCGAGGGTTCAGAAAGAAAACAACAGATGGCAAAAGAATATAGGGTTAAGGTAGAAAAGGAGCTCAGAGAAATCTGCTACGATGTTTTG ggttTACTCGACAAGCACCTTATTCCTAAAGCTAGTAATCCAGAAAGTAAAGTATTTTACCTTAAAATGAAGGGTGACTATTACAGGTACCTCGCAGAAGTGGCCACAGGAGACACCAGAAATT CCGTCGTGGAGGACTCGCAGAAAGCCTACCAGGAGGCGTTTGACATCGCTAAGGCCAAAATGCAACCAACTCACCCCATCAGACTTGGTCTAGCGCTCAACTTTTCCGTCTTTTATTACGAGATTATCAACTCCCCTGCGCGAGCGTgccatttagccaaacag GCGTTTGATGATGCGATCGCAGAATTAGACACATTGAACGAAGACTCTTACAAAGACTCTACACTGATCATGCAATTGCTAAGAGACAATCTGACGCTCTGGACGTCGGACACGCAGGGCGACGGTGACGAGCCGGCCGAGGGCGGCGACAACTAG
- the LOC106138166 gene encoding uncharacterized protein LOC106138166 — protein sequence MPQPPPESSEPLVPTLALAVYIACVGGTAAVTNCTLVGALLKAARNGVYSIVIQLAIADLFLIGASLTPELWSTNVKNWPFGYGACSAFRGFRVLASTASSYLIVAIALHTLATINMEEKAAIKRNKKNFQDEDDEIRTSRHSLVAKSDSSTPPRTMNVDYRLSDTHVPVAPPTIFVWVLAVSLSIPEFVLSTVIHVDRDHFQCTSVDTNHLINMHTLLAVFELILPIVIMSVTCTLIIIKLRNKKLFFEIWNRDSIAALKLSLWIIVTYGVLCVPRSVTSVYHVYSLSNNGNEREISPIDWIPKTYETAVISLISSGAAYLATTVRPILCFLFLPRPKIILCARNFEKNFRNV from the exons ATGCCCCAACCGCCGCCGGAGTCCTCCGAGCCGCTCGTCCCTACGCTGGCCCTTGCTGTTTATATAGCGTGCGTCGGAGGCACTGCTGCTGTTACTAATTGCACGCTTGTAGGAGCACTTCTTAAGGCGGCAAGAAACG GCGTGTATTCCATTGTTATACAGTTGGCTATCGCAGACCTATTTCTAATTGGAGCATCTTTGACGCCTGAGCTGTGGTCCACCAATGTCAAGAATTGGCCATTCGGCTATGGTGCTTGTTCAGCCTTTCGAGGTTTCCGCGTATTGGCATCAACGGCGTCTTCATACTTGATAGTAGCAATTGCCTTGCACACACTGGCGACAATCAATATGGAAGAAAAGGCAGCcataaaaaggaataaaaaaaattttcaggACGAGGACGACGAAATTAGAACATCCAGACATAGTCTGGTAGCAAAAAGTGACTCCTCGACGCCACCTCGAACTATGAATGTAGACTATCGACTCTCAGACACCCATGTCCCAGTCGCACCACCTACTATTTTTGTTTGGGTGCTGGCCGTATCTCTGAGTATACCAGAATTTGTACTCTCCACAGTAATTCACGTCGATCGTGATCACTTTCAATGCACATCCGTAGATACTAATCACCTAATAAATATGCACACTTTGCTCGCAGTCTTCGAATTAATTTTACCAATTGTTATAATGAGTGTCACTTgtacattaattataataaaattaagaaataagaaattatttttcgaAATATGGAACCGTGATTCCATTGCGGCTTTGAAATTATCTCTCTGGATAATAGTGACTTATGGTGTTCTCTGTGTCCCGCGATCAGTTACATCCGTGTATCATGTTTACTCATTATCTAACAACGGAAATGAACGCGAAATATCGCCAATTGATTGGATACCTAAAACTTATGAAACCGCAGTCATAAGTTTAATTAGTAGTGGTGCCGCGTATCTTGCAACTACTGTGCGACCTATTTTATGTTTCTTATTTCTTCCTCGCccgaaaattatattatgtgctagaaattttgaaaagaatttcAGAAACGTGTGA